Proteins co-encoded in one Arachis hypogaea cultivar Tifrunner chromosome 11, arahy.Tifrunner.gnm2.J5K5, whole genome shotgun sequence genomic window:
- the LOC112722085 gene encoding bifunctional dethiobiotin synthetase/7,8-diamino-pelargonic acid aminotransferase, mitochondrial-like isoform X2, giving the protein MSNNTWSLLLPEGFQIENLKLGNITFASRDKIFLKGRDTSELAVVYSSYLSKRLSRYRGSNNIGALIMEPVNSRLSCMDILTLHMLWVAWLLLNQSNGLKILVPTLMPHLEEDYLRRFCLERL; this is encoded by the exons ATGAGCAACAATACGTGGAGTCTTTTGTTGCCTGAAGGGTTTCAGATTGAAAATCTGAAACTTGGTAACATTA CCTTTGCTTCACGTGACAAAATATTTCTCAAGGGCAGGGATACTTCTGAGCTTGCTGTAGTCTATTCATCTTACTTATCAAAACGGTTATCTAGATATAGAGGGTCCAATAATATTGGAGCATTGATTATGGAACCAG TTAACTCAAGGCTCTCTTGCATGGACATTCTAACTCTGCACATGCTTTGGGTTGCATGGCTACTGTTAAATCAATCCAATGGTTTAAAAATCCTTGTTCCAACCCTAATGCCACATCTGGAGGAAGATTACTTAAGGAG GTTTTGCTTAGAAAGGCTCTGA
- the LOC112722085 gene encoding bifunctional dethiobiotin synthetase/7,8-diamino-pelargonic acid aminotransferase, mitochondrial-like isoform X1 translates to MSNNTWSLLLPEGFQIENLKLGNITFASRDKIFLKGRDTSELAVVYSSYLSKRLSRYRGSNNIGALIMEPVNSRLSCMDILTLHMLWVAWLLLNQSNGLKILVPTLMPHLEEDYLRRMSVRNSTSSY, encoded by the exons ATGAGCAACAATACGTGGAGTCTTTTGTTGCCTGAAGGGTTTCAGATTGAAAATCTGAAACTTGGTAACATTA CCTTTGCTTCACGTGACAAAATATTTCTCAAGGGCAGGGATACTTCTGAGCTTGCTGTAGTCTATTCATCTTACTTATCAAAACGGTTATCTAGATATAGAGGGTCCAATAATATTGGAGCATTGATTATGGAACCAG TTAACTCAAGGCTCTCTTGCATGGACATTCTAACTCTGCACATGCTTTGGGTTGCATGGCTACTGTTAAATCAATCCAATGGTTTAAAAATCCTTGTTCCAACCCTAATGCCACATCTGGAGGAAGATTACTTAAGGAG GATGTCGGTAAGGAACTCAACTTCTAGCTATTGA